A portion of the Thermosediminibacter oceani DSM 16646 genome contains these proteins:
- a CDS encoding MEDS domain-containing protein, translating into MNEELLTVEEVSKILRTTPNTIYRWLRAGKLPGVKLGKEWRIRKEILASKLNETNTTSIRGQRFWDKIGPHRGHVLAVTRDTNDLFDLEAEFFKKGLSRGFRLFKGCWCQKPDDVRRELSIRGLPIEELEARNILTIIDLTDYYNRSGKNGPVQIWSEEARKTLELGYKTMWGSASPNPLSFGGHFHNLIEFESSLDNALRKLPVVGICTYFFDDFTGDNFMRLIDLMNVHLSVIFYNNGSVIYLKNEPA; encoded by the coding sequence ATGAACGAAGAATTGCTAACTGTAGAAGAGGTATCAAAAATTCTTCGAACAACTCCCAATACAATTTATAGATGGCTAAGAGCCGGAAAGCTCCCCGGAGTCAAACTAGGCAAAGAGTGGCGCATAAGAAAAGAAATCCTTGCGTCAAAACTAAATGAAACCAATACCACCAGTATCAGAGGGCAGCGTTTTTGGGATAAAATCGGCCCTCATCGCGGCCACGTTTTGGCGGTTACCCGCGACACAAACGATCTTTTTGATCTTGAGGCAGAGTTTTTTAAAAAGGGATTATCCAGAGGATTTAGATTGTTTAAAGGGTGCTGGTGTCAAAAACCCGATGACGTCAGAAGGGAACTGTCTATTAGAGGGCTACCTATTGAGGAGCTTGAAGCAAGAAATATCCTTACCATTATCGACCTGACTGATTATTATAATCGTTCAGGGAAAAATGGACCGGTTCAGATATGGTCGGAGGAGGCAAGAAAAACTTTAGAATTAGGATATAAGACTATGTGGGGTTCAGCTTCCCCTAACCCGCTGTCCTTCGGAGGACATTTTCATAACCTTATTGAATTTGAAAGTTCGCTGGATAATGCCCTTAGAAAGCTGCCGGTTGTTGGAATCTGTACCTACTTTTTTGATGATTTTACCGGCGACAATTTTATGCGGTTGATTGATTTGATGAACGTTCATTTAAGCGTTATTTTTTACAATAACGGATCGGTGATTTATTTAAAAAATGAACCGGCTTAA
- a CDS encoding HPP family protein yields the protein MIARIIAKIKLLENRFNDLSGQKTGYLIVAMSGSFLGICLITYLGFRFETALIFPPLASSTVVLFESPVSLSKVKCVVGGQLISAIVGVTVSRFLGVTWWSIAIAVTLAFYLMILTDTLHPPGGSTAFVAVLSNHSYGFVIMPVLLGVGLLILVALVIHVILINIRRN from the coding sequence TTGATAGCTCGAATCATTGCTAAAATCAAACTATTAGAAAATAGATTTAATGATTTGTCGGGACAAAAAACTGGTTATTTAATAGTTGCCATGTCAGGAAGTTTTCTCGGTATTTGTTTAATAACTTATTTGGGATTTCGATTTGAAACAGCCCTGATTTTTCCGCCTTTAGCTAGTTCTACAGTAGTATTATTTGAGTCTCCGGTTTCCTTGTCAAAAGTAAAATGTGTTGTGGGAGGGCAATTAATATCTGCTATTGTAGGGGTAACTGTTTCCCGGTTTTTGGGAGTGACCTGGTGGAGTATTGCTATTGCTGTAACTCTAGCATTTTATTTAATGATTCTCACTGATACATTGCATCCTCCTGGAGGCTCAACGGCGTTCGTGGCTGTTTTATCGAATCATTCTTATGGATTTGTGATCATGCCGGTATTACTCGGAGTGGGACTCCTGATATTGGTGGCTTTGGTGATTCATGTAATTTTAATAAATATAAGGAGGAATTGA
- a CDS encoding STAS domain-containing protein: MKGLEIRVRQQKGMAILEVEGELDFSNVDQLQQEIQRRPEGVVEIDLQGLRFIDSSGAGMLLNQARHFFSKGRTLKIVNIPDLIREDLEVIGFFQVMEALKANPNA; the protein is encoded by the coding sequence GTGAAAGGATTGGAGATTAGAGTCCGGCAGCAGAAAGGAATGGCAATCCTGGAGGTGGAAGGCGAACTGGACTTTAGCAACGTGGATCAGTTACAACAGGAAATTCAGCGTCGGCCGGAGGGAGTGGTGGAGATAGACCTGCAGGGACTTAGGTTCATAGATTCTTCCGGGGCGGGAATGCTTCTGAACCAGGCCAGACACTTTTTCAGTAAGGGGCGCACCCTGAAAATTGTTAATATCCCGGATCTTATTCGAGAAGACCTGGAAGTGATAGGTTTTTTTCAGGTGATGGAAGCATTGAAGGCAAATCCCAACGCTTAG
- a CDS encoding DUF342 domain-containing protein yields the protein MKEEIARDALIATADILNKAFLKGEAVGPYALVKQGCLIVRHRPEGPYPVVVPCPGVRFIINGRECTQPIPVSSKDTVQLETVKEMRKGEWSVTVSSDGLQAILRVRPTVELYRELPDLPPARILQLSVVEREELHPPLTWDELLQELSRLGINYGIDWEACFRAVTSCDEEEVVVARGIPAEPGKDGRVELLFPLNPKVPVVAKEDKAVDFRKRFVFTSVEAGEILAVKHPPEQGRPGTSVKGEVILPPSPRDFILSAGEGAVLTGDGERVIAARSGRPAVSRWGNLVKVSVLPELVHNGDVDLASGNIVFKGDVLITGNVTERMVVEADGNVRVGGLVSGARVQAAGSILISGNILSSVIIAGRVPTHLQRMLPQVHALAVGLQEMTMAIRQLLGHPAFKQGDLKGGIGPLVKLLLEGKFSHLPAAAGTFRKQVETMPLGMAAEGLEEFVREVERVLVRSPLAVRDLQEIETLAARAGEWEQAFAFTPSTESDVEASSVHNSTVIATGDVRVVGSGCYISRIEAGKKVTVSGVFRGGEIHAGGDVHVGELGAKSGAATRVVTGPKAVVTVGHAFENALILIGGRAYRFNKEEKNVRLLLDKDGNLRSYSMATTS from the coding sequence ATGAAGGAGGAAATTGCCCGGGATGCCCTAATAGCAACAGCCGATATATTGAACAAAGCTTTTTTGAAAGGAGAAGCGGTGGGGCCGTATGCTTTGGTTAAACAGGGGTGCCTGATTGTCCGGCACAGACCGGAGGGACCTTACCCGGTGGTGGTGCCTTGTCCGGGAGTGAGGTTTATTATTAACGGCCGGGAGTGCACTCAACCCATCCCCGTATCCAGTAAAGACACGGTGCAGTTGGAGACGGTGAAGGAGATGAGAAAAGGGGAATGGTCTGTGACCGTTTCTTCCGATGGCCTACAAGCGATTTTGAGAGTACGCCCTACAGTAGAACTTTACCGGGAATTACCGGATCTCCCGCCAGCCAGGATACTGCAGTTATCGGTAGTGGAGCGGGAAGAACTACATCCCCCGCTTACATGGGATGAACTATTGCAGGAGTTATCCCGTCTGGGAATTAATTATGGAATCGACTGGGAAGCATGCTTCAGAGCCGTTACATCCTGCGATGAAGAAGAGGTGGTTGTTGCAAGAGGTATTCCCGCAGAGCCGGGAAAAGACGGACGGGTAGAATTGCTTTTTCCCCTTAATCCCAAGGTGCCGGTAGTGGCGAAAGAAGACAAAGCGGTGGATTTCCGGAAACGCTTTGTTTTTACTTCGGTGGAGGCGGGAGAAATCCTTGCTGTCAAACACCCTCCGGAGCAGGGACGCCCTGGCACCAGCGTCAAGGGTGAGGTGATTTTGCCGCCGTCGCCACGTGATTTTATCCTTTCTGCAGGTGAGGGAGCGGTGCTTACCGGGGATGGTGAACGGGTTATAGCGGCCCGCTCTGGACGTCCCGCTGTCTCCCGCTGGGGCAACTTGGTAAAGGTGAGCGTATTACCTGAGTTGGTACATAATGGTGATGTAGACCTTGCCTCAGGTAACATTGTCTTCAAAGGAGATGTCTTAATTACCGGAAATGTGACGGAGAGGATGGTGGTCGAGGCCGACGGAAATGTAAGGGTGGGAGGCTTGGTCTCCGGTGCGAGGGTTCAAGCTGCTGGGTCCATCCTTATCAGCGGGAATATCCTATCTTCGGTAATAATCGCAGGAAGAGTTCCTACTCATCTACAGCGGATGTTGCCGCAGGTTCATGCTTTGGCGGTCGGGCTTCAAGAGATGACAATGGCTATCCGGCAGTTGCTGGGACACCCGGCCTTCAAGCAAGGCGATCTTAAAGGCGGTATCGGCCCCCTGGTAAAGTTATTGTTGGAGGGAAAGTTTAGCCATCTTCCTGCTGCTGCCGGTACCTTTAGAAAGCAGGTTGAAACAATGCCACTGGGAATGGCCGCTGAAGGCCTGGAAGAGTTTGTCCGGGAAGTCGAACGTGTGCTGGTTCGTTCCCCGCTGGCTGTGCGGGACCTCCAGGAGATCGAAACATTGGCGGCACGAGCTGGGGAATGGGAACAGGCCTTTGCTTTTACCCCATCTACTGAAAGTGATGTGGAAGCGTCAAGCGTACACAATTCTACAGTAATAGCTACCGGCGATGTCCGGGTGGTGGGCAGTGGGTGTTATATTTCCCGGATAGAGGCCGGTAAGAAAGTCACCGTATCCGGGGTATTTCGCGGTGGCGAAATACACGCCGGCGGGGATGTGCATGTGGGAGAGCTGGGGGCCAAAAGCGGGGCCGCCACCAGGGTAGTGACTGGCCCTAAAGCCGTAGTTACCGTGGGACATGCCTTTGAGAACGCTTTAATACTGATAGGTGGACGGGCATACCGCTTTAATAAGGAAGAAAAAAATGTCCGGTTATTGTTGGATAAAGATGGGAATCTGAGGTCCTATAGTATGGCAACAACATCATAA
- a CDS encoding PP2C family protein-serine/threonine phosphatase: protein MIEVITGNEKILSAYGLEGSGCSLPAGQVGGDFFDFISCDNRTVFAVIGDVMGKGFHAARLMETIRYMLLECIRINPNPLEVVRRLNKVGGYELRKYGAFASLCLLCYDGITGRLSCVNAGHHPPLLLSGGEVKVARCRGVALGLLEDYLGSGVEEFFLSAGDAVVLYTDGLVEACGPGEQRYGQKRLREIVSLHHGAEADRIRKNILSDLETFTSGFPQKDDVTLVVIKVTEKAGERIGD from the coding sequence ATGATAGAAGTGATTACAGGAAATGAGAAAATATTAAGTGCTTATGGATTGGAAGGTAGTGGCTGCAGCCTGCCAGCCGGCCAGGTCGGGGGAGATTTTTTTGATTTTATTTCCTGCGATAATAGAACCGTGTTTGCTGTTATTGGAGATGTTATGGGGAAAGGATTCCATGCGGCCAGACTGATGGAAACAATCCGCTATATGCTCCTGGAGTGTATCAGGATTAATCCGAATCCTCTTGAAGTCGTTCGCAGGTTAAACAAGGTGGGAGGGTATGAACTGCGGAAATACGGGGCCTTCGCTTCGCTATGCCTACTGTGTTACGACGGTATAACAGGACGCCTCTCATGTGTTAATGCAGGGCACCACCCTCCCCTTCTTCTATCCGGTGGCGAGGTGAAAGTTGCCCGTTGCAGGGGAGTCGCCTTGGGCCTTTTGGAAGATTACCTTGGGTCAGGAGTAGAGGAATTTTTTCTTTCTGCCGGAGATGCGGTGGTGCTGTATACCGATGGACTTGTGGAAGCCTGTGGGCCGGGGGAACAAAGGTACGGGCAGAAACGATTGAGAGAGATAGTAAGTCTTCACCATGGCGCTGAGGCGGACAGGATAAGAAAAAATATTTTATCTGACCTGGAGACATTTACCAGCGGTTTTCCTCAAAAGGATGACGTAACACTGGTTGTCATAAAAGTGACGGAAAAGGCGGGTGAAAGGATTGGAGATTAG
- a CDS encoding C-GCAxxG-C-C family protein, whose amino-acid sequence MEKSALIESIRKKAEGYFARGEFFCSEAVVHTINELLGWPFPEEVVKMASGFPIGIGRSGCLCGAVSGGTMALGMAYGRKHGEPMNEKMFQMSAGLHDHIKSMYKSTCCRVLVRNYDFNSPERKAHCIKITGEVAAWVAEKLLEDPEIAQKINMGGIG is encoded by the coding sequence GTGGAGAAAAGCGCATTAATTGAATCAATTCGCAAGAAGGCCGAGGGTTATTTTGCTCGCGGAGAATTTTTTTGTTCGGAAGCCGTGGTACACACCATCAATGAGTTGCTCGGCTGGCCGTTTCCTGAGGAAGTTGTAAAAATGGCATCCGGTTTTCCGATAGGCATTGGCAGGTCGGGGTGCCTCTGCGGAGCCGTCAGTGGTGGCACCATGGCCCTTGGCATGGCTTACGGGAGGAAGCACGGTGAACCCATGAACGAAAAAATGTTTCAAATGTCCGCTGGGCTGCACGACCATATCAAAAGTATGTATAAAAGCACATGCTGCCGCGTCCTTGTGAGAAATTACGATTTTAACAGTCCCGAAAGAAAAGCCCACTGTATTAAAATAACAGGCGAAGTCGCCGCATGGGTTGCTGAAAAGTTGCTGGAAGATCCGGAAATTGCACAAAAAATTAACATGGGAGGAATAGGATAA
- a CDS encoding tetrahydromethanopterin S-methyltransferase subunit H family protein: MAECHVIKIGDAMVGGPFGSTTGLVVGSIFYDKHSIVSDPFAGEFDQSRAAELVDRVNQLSKRYGVQMAFDIIAASPEAMERFLEFVSARTNLPLLINATEAETRIAGLEAAAKLGILNRSIYASLNEDTEDEELEALGRHRPAAVMILASDVSNPTPEGTCEMIENYYHPMLKEIGVQAPIVDVGTMDPPSIGLNIRQIQAVRERFGYPAGCAFSNCFPQWTSVKKLGREWVNLSLATALAVCRAAGADYLHYGIIEKAAVAVYVSGTAEVFYGFAAKELDGQKLPENHPLWNMFKL; encoded by the coding sequence TTGGCAGAATGTCACGTAATTAAGATTGGTGACGCAATGGTAGGAGGTCCGTTCGGATCTACTACCGGTTTAGTGGTGGGGAGTATTTTTTACGACAAACACTCTATTGTTTCTGATCCTTTCGCCGGTGAGTTTGATCAATCTCGTGCGGCGGAACTGGTTGACCGTGTAAATCAACTCAGTAAGCGATATGGGGTTCAAATGGCCTTTGACATCATTGCAGCTTCACCTGAGGCTATGGAACGTTTTTTGGAATTCGTAAGTGCGCGTACAAACCTCCCATTATTAATAAATGCTACTGAGGCCGAAACTCGTATAGCCGGGCTTGAGGCGGCTGCTAAACTTGGAATTCTGAACCGTTCTATTTATGCTTCACTCAACGAGGATACCGAAGATGAAGAATTGGAAGCACTTGGCCGGCACCGCCCCGCTGCTGTCATGATTCTTGCTAGCGATGTTAGCAATCCCACCCCTGAAGGAACCTGCGAAATGATTGAAAACTATTATCACCCTATGTTAAAGGAGATTGGTGTACAAGCTCCGATTGTTGATGTAGGCACTATGGACCCACCTTCGATAGGCTTGAATATCCGGCAAATTCAGGCTGTACGGGAACGTTTCGGTTATCCTGCAGGATGTGCTTTTTCCAACTGTTTTCCACAATGGACCAGCGTGAAAAAGTTGGGCAGGGAATGGGTAAATTTGTCTTTGGCAACAGCCCTTGCCGTCTGTCGTGCCGCCGGTGCAGACTATTTACACTACGGTATCATTGAGAAGGCTGCAGTAGCAGTTTATGTGTCGGGGACTGCAGAAGTATTCTATGGATTTGCGGCTAAGGAACTAGACGGGCAAAAACTACCGGAGAATCATCCCTTATGGAATATGTTCAAATTATAA
- a CDS encoding uroporphyrinogen decarboxylase family protein codes for MSLRMKLAELLSGKWNGPPLIDIGTTSLTGIQAGALPHLREDGAVAHPIYETLPLAPKECIRLGSDFLRTGLLFDPPVITGEAFTDAFGVQWQRDEGLLSPISHPLENAELKDILHYPNPEWRNQLQLVEPEFREAGILIADAPCPGLIDLSFMLRNPWRFMEDIAEKNWKMAAALLDWSLETIIEAYNYMLSSLPEQPDVIVYSDDLGYQDGMFFSPSDFRNLVRPYMHSLLTRLRQLTPAAICFHSCGAIRPILKEIAELGIELINLDTKAKGMDVLEVRRELPASIILHGSNDLCALGEAVANKNKARIALLITELAQSAPVIAGPLDNMSSAEQVLAAIRGAAFIRNFSSDDFEKLRNIGPVRNIIEEAIEKTLLAEFPEIAAL; via the coding sequence ATGTCACTCCGGATGAAATTAGCTGAATTGCTTTCCGGAAAGTGGAACGGTCCACCGCTAATTGATATCGGAACAACATCCCTCACCGGCATTCAGGCCGGTGCCCTTCCGCATTTGCGAGAAGACGGTGCAGTGGCACATCCTATTTATGAAACTTTGCCTTTGGCTCCAAAGGAGTGTATCCGTTTAGGGTCTGATTTCCTCCGTACTGGTCTTTTATTTGACCCACCGGTGATAACCGGTGAAGCTTTTACTGACGCTTTCGGTGTTCAATGGCAAAGGGACGAAGGTTTATTGTCACCAATCAGCCATCCTTTGGAAAATGCAGAGCTCAAGGATATCTTACATTACCCTAACCCCGAATGGCGGAACCAATTACAGCTTGTTGAACCGGAATTTAGAGAGGCAGGCATTTTAATCGCGGATGCTCCTTGCCCGGGTCTAATAGATCTGAGCTTTATGCTGCGCAACCCCTGGCGGTTTATGGAAGACATTGCTGAAAAAAACTGGAAGATGGCTGCAGCCCTCTTGGATTGGTCATTGGAAACTATTATTGAGGCATATAACTACATGTTGAGTTCGCTTCCCGAGCAACCGGATGTTATCGTTTACAGCGATGATCTGGGCTACCAAGACGGGATGTTTTTCTCTCCATCGGATTTCCGCAATCTAGTCCGTCCTTATATGCATTCGTTGCTGACCCGGCTTAGACAGTTAACCCCGGCGGCGATTTGTTTTCACAGTTGCGGAGCTATTCGCCCCATCCTGAAGGAAATAGCAGAATTGGGTATCGAGTTAATCAACCTGGATACCAAAGCTAAAGGGATGGATGTTTTGGAAGTGCGGCGGGAACTGCCCGCTTCCATAATATTGCACGGATCAAACGACCTGTGTGCTTTGGGCGAAGCCGTGGCCAATAAAAACAAAGCTAGAATCGCCTTATTAATTACAGAGTTGGCTCAGAGTGCACCGGTCATTGCCGGTCCCCTCGACAACATGTCTTCGGCAGAACAAGTGCTTGCAGCTATCCGCGGGGCTGCGTTTATCCGCAATTTCTCCAGCGATGATTTTGAAAAGTTGCGTAATATTGGTCCGGTTCGAAACATCATTGAAGAGGCAATAGAGAAAACATTATTAGCAGAATTTCCTGAAATTGCGGCCCTTTAA
- a CDS encoding zinc ribbon domain-containing protein: MPLYDFVCSDCNAKRSVIIDYKDKEGLELICVHCGGVMRASSVALFSFVKPGGKHPANREITKPCGHTLHCRCAAVKQKGPNPFEKKSIKFQFMFREIFPELFYLQ; this comes from the coding sequence ATGCCTTTATACGACTTTGTTTGCAGCGATTGTAATGCCAAGCGTTCGGTGATAATAGATTATAAAGACAAAGAGGGATTGGAACTGATATGTGTTCACTGCGGTGGAGTGATGAGAGCTTCTTCGGTAGCGTTGTTTTCTTTTGTTAAACCGGGAGGAAAACATCCCGCCAATCGGGAAATAACTAAGCCTTGCGGGCACACTCTTCATTGTCGCTGTGCCGCCGTAAAACAAAAAGGCCCCAATCCTTTTGAAAAAAAGTCAATTAAATTCCAATTCATGTTCCGGGAAATTTTCCCGGAACTTTTTTATTTGCAATAA
- a CDS encoding MtaA/CmuA family methyltransferase, protein MAKMTSRERVIAAVTMKELPDQVPVNPLLMTRGIREGGVRIDEVMFDGEAMARAKIKALQKFGGDVVLAGTDLFTPVENLGAVLEYLPYAQPSLVEHPAPTKEAFYRLKDNYLKNGFNPDKGRLRAIQQEIKTFIKEGWKDTHVLATPVGGPITTAQMVTGTDNFFTYLAEDPDFAKEVIELSLDVVKNVCRMMFEAGVDVVNILDPFCSCDILPPEMYREFGLPYQQRLFAYIKEIGGIGLLHTCTYTQPIWPDIVTTGAVNFNGDMYPGADHAKRTIGDKISLMGTVSPYSTLVHGTPEDVAKEVKKLVAEVGYNGGFICMPGCDIDWTVPEENLRALIDTCASIKYPIDIEALGDLSNVYLPGHPKHPGMRKISTDDDQMVRMGIRKTLEVKKTPEEEVYINLADAVMEYDDEKAVEWAKKGLELGLTPQQIIFNGLSVGMKMVGDLYERNERFVTDMIKSAKTMEKALAILAPLMEASGIGSGKKETVVMGLVRGNTQDIGKNLVVLMLKANGYNVIDLGKNVKPEQFIEAAEANNAVAIGISVMTNSSVTYAEKTVQLLKEKGLADKYLVMTGGAAMNEEIAERIGAKYGSDANAAVSLVKEYLAARERAN, encoded by the coding sequence ATGGCAAAGATGACCAGCCGGGAAAGAGTTATTGCGGCAGTTACAATGAAAGAGCTGCCGGATCAGGTCCCCGTAAACCCTTTGTTAATGACACGGGGCATTCGCGAGGGTGGAGTTAGAATTGATGAGGTTATGTTCGACGGCGAGGCTATGGCCAGAGCAAAAATCAAAGCACTGCAAAAATTCGGTGGAGACGTGGTGCTTGCCGGAACCGACTTGTTTACCCCGGTAGAGAACCTGGGCGCTGTATTAGAATACCTGCCCTATGCACAACCTTCATTAGTTGAACATCCCGCGCCTACAAAAGAAGCTTTTTACCGCTTAAAAGATAACTACCTAAAGAATGGTTTTAATCCGGATAAAGGTCGTTTGAGAGCAATTCAACAAGAAATAAAAACCTTTATAAAAGAAGGCTGGAAGGATACACATGTACTGGCTACACCCGTCGGCGGTCCGATTACTACCGCTCAGATGGTTACCGGAACAGACAACTTTTTTACCTATTTGGCTGAAGATCCGGATTTCGCTAAAGAGGTTATAGAACTATCTCTTGATGTTGTGAAAAATGTCTGCCGGATGATGTTTGAAGCTGGTGTTGATGTCGTCAATATCCTTGACCCATTCTGCTCCTGTGATATTCTACCGCCGGAAATGTATAGAGAATTCGGCTTACCTTACCAGCAGAGGTTATTCGCTTATATTAAGGAAATCGGCGGTATAGGCCTCCTCCATACATGCACCTATACCCAACCCATTTGGCCCGACATTGTTACAACCGGCGCCGTTAACTTTAACGGTGATATGTACCCCGGAGCAGATCATGCTAAGCGTACTATAGGAGATAAAATTTCACTAATGGGTACGGTTAGCCCATACTCAACGTTAGTCCACGGCACTCCCGAGGATGTTGCCAAGGAAGTAAAGAAACTAGTTGCTGAAGTGGGGTATAACGGCGGATTTATCTGCATGCCCGGATGTGATATTGACTGGACTGTTCCGGAAGAAAATTTACGCGCGTTGATTGACACCTGCGCGTCAATCAAGTACCCGATAGACATCGAGGCCCTTGGTGACCTGAGTAATGTTTATTTGCCCGGACACCCCAAACACCCGGGTATGCGCAAAATTTCAACGGATGACGATCAAATGGTAAGAATGGGAATACGGAAGACCCTTGAGGTAAAGAAAACTCCTGAAGAAGAGGTTTACATCAACCTGGCGGATGCGGTTATGGAATATGATGATGAAAAAGCAGTAGAGTGGGCCAAAAAAGGTTTGGAACTCGGTTTGACCCCCCAACAGATTATATTCAACGGTTTATCCGTTGGAATGAAAATGGTCGGCGATTTATATGAGCGCAACGAACGTTTTGTGACCGATATGATTAAATCTGCCAAGACGATGGAAAAGGCATTAGCTATCCTTGCTCCGCTGATGGAAGCCTCAGGCATAGGATCCGGAAAGAAAGAAACGGTTGTAATGGGGCTCGTGCGCGGCAACACTCAAGACATTGGCAAAAATCTCGTGGTTCTTATGTTAAAGGCAAATGGCTATAATGTTATAGACCTCGGCAAGAACGTTAAACCTGAGCAGTTTATAGAAGCGGCAGAAGCCAATAATGCTGTAGCCATTGGTATATCTGTTATGACTAACTCCTCGGTTACCTATGCAGAGAAAACCGTCCAATTACTTAAAGAGAAAGGTCTAGCCGACAAGTATCTGGTGATGACCGGCGGAGCAGCGATGAATGAGGAGATTGCCGAGCGAATAGGTGCCAAATATGGTTCGGATGCCAACGCAGCTGTTTCTTTAGTGAAAGAGTATCTTGCTGCAAGAGAAAGGGCCAACTGA
- a CDS encoding IS1182 family transposase, with protein sequence MLTKKNREIIEQVELVSIDSLVPQDHLLRAVEESIDFNFIYDEVKDLYSENTGRPSIDPVVLIKLLMLQALYGIRSMRQTIREVEVNVAYRWFLGYGLQEKIPHFSTFGKNYERRFKESDLFEKIFERVLMEAIECGFVKTDAVFIDATHIKASANKNKYIEKVAKQRTQKYKEELLKEINAEREANGKKPFEEEDDDDDNNKGENSSKKVRVSTTDPESGMFQKGEKERCFAYTASVACDRNNFVLGVKIAPGNVHDSQVFSDLFQEVNDKFSKIEAVVVDAGYKTPGICREIIEAGALPVMPYKRPMTKDGYFKKREYVYDEYYDCYICPNNQILEYSTTNRAGYREYRSNPQICCKCPMRLQCTKSKNYTKIITRHIWEHYIEIAEDIRHTQWGKELYKMRGQTIERVFADAKEKHGMRYTNLRGLRKVGHYLTLLFACMNLKKLALWKKRRGTFPPTVPALHSFFLKIFFAFNKKPLLGYAS encoded by the coding sequence ATGTTAACGAAGAAAAATCGAGAAATAATAGAGCAGGTAGAATTAGTAAGCATCGATAGCTTAGTACCTCAAGACCATCTCCTTAGGGCAGTAGAAGAAAGCATCGACTTTAATTTCATTTATGATGAAGTAAAAGACCTATATAGCGAAAATACAGGAAGACCTAGTATTGACCCGGTAGTGTTAATTAAGCTACTCATGCTCCAAGCATTGTATGGAATCCGCTCCATGCGCCAAACCATCAGAGAAGTAGAAGTCAATGTAGCTTACCGTTGGTTTTTAGGCTATGGATTACAAGAAAAAATACCTCACTTTTCAACTTTTGGAAAAAACTATGAACGGCGGTTTAAGGAAAGTGATCTATTTGAAAAGATATTCGAGCGGGTGTTGATGGAAGCAATAGAATGCGGGTTTGTTAAAACAGATGCAGTATTTATCGATGCTACTCACATAAAAGCCAGTGCCAATAAGAATAAATATATCGAGAAAGTCGCTAAGCAACGGACTCAAAAATATAAGGAAGAACTTTTAAAAGAAATCAACGCCGAACGGGAAGCAAACGGTAAAAAGCCCTTTGAAGAAGAAGATGATGATGACGATAACAACAAAGGAGAAAATAGCTCTAAAAAAGTCAGGGTAAGCACCACAGATCCTGAAAGTGGGATGTTTCAAAAAGGGGAAAAAGAGCGCTGCTTTGCCTACACAGCTTCTGTAGCCTGTGACCGGAACAACTTTGTCCTTGGTGTCAAAATAGCACCTGGAAATGTTCATGACAGCCAGGTATTCTCCGATTTATTTCAAGAAGTAAACGATAAATTTTCTAAAATAGAGGCGGTAGTGGTTGATGCAGGCTACAAAACCCCCGGGATATGCAGAGAAATCATTGAGGCAGGAGCGCTTCCCGTTATGCCCTACAAGAGGCCGATGACCAAAGATGGTTACTTTAAAAAACGCGAATACGTCTATGACGAATATTATGATTGTTACATATGCCCCAACAACCAAATATTAGAATACAGCACCACCAACCGGGCGGGATACCGGGAATATAGGAGCAACCCCCAAATATGCTGTAAATGTCCCATGCGCCTACAGTGCACCAAAAGTAAAAATTACACAAAAATCATAACTCGGCATATATGGGAGCATTACATAGAAATAGCGGAAGATATAAGACACACCCAATGGGGTAAAGAACTATACAAAATGCGCGGCCAGACCATCGAGCGGGTATTTGCCGATGCGAAGGAAAAGCATGGCATGCGCTATACAAATCTACGAGGCTTGAGGAAAGTTGGACATTACCTCACGCTTCTTTTCGCATGCATGAATTTAAAAAAGCTGGCTTTATGGAAGAAAAGACGGGGAACGTTTCCGCCAACAGTCCCCGCTTTACATTCGTTTTTCTTAAAAATTTTCTTCGCCTTCAACAAAAAGCCGCTTTTAGGTTATGCATCCTAA